ATCCATTAAGCTTCTTCTTTGCCCTTTCGAGAGTAAGGTCAGTCATCTTGTTCTCCCTTAAAAGCTTAAGCTGTTTATTTACCAGACTTAAAGCTTTTTCGGCCTTTTCGGCATCTGTCCCGAAATAAATAGAAAAAATACCGCTGTCGGATAAAGGAGTATAGTTCGATTCGATGGTGTACGCAATCCCATATTTTTCGCGGATCGTCAGGTTCAGGACAGAGCTCATACCACTTCCCCCGAGAATATTATTGAGAAGCAGCAAGCCGGTTTTGTGAGGATGATGAATGGAATAGGCCTGGTTACCTAATACACAATGAGTCTGAGCAATAGCTTTTTCAACCCTCTTAGTCTCCGCTTTATGTTGAGGCGCATTACGCTGAAGTGTTATCCTGTTATGAGGAATGCCGTTGTAATATTTTGAAAAGACCCTGGTAAGCTTCTTAAAATCGTAGTTTCCGCTCACTCCAATCACAATTTCCTCGGTATTATAACAGGAAGAAAGGAATGAAAAAACATCTTCGCGATGAAGGCCTTTAACCGATTCGGAAGTCCCGAGTATATTTCTTCCCAGGGCATGCCCGGCAAATAGCATATCCTCAAAATCATCCTGAATTGCTTCTTCCGGCTGATCCTGATAAGACGCTATTTCATCGAGTATAACGCTTTTTTCTTTTTCTATCTCTTTAACAGGAAATGCAGAATGAAACACCAGATCCTCAAACAAATCAAGCGCCCGGCTAAGGTATGGATTCAGGAACGATGCATGGATACATGTATACTCCTTGGTAGTATAAGCATTCAGATCCCCCCCTATATCTTCCAGATAATTTAATATCTGGCGGGTGCTGCGTCTTTCTGTCCGTTTAAACAAAAGATGTTCAATAAAATGTGCGAGACCATCTTTTGACTCCGGTTCATCCCTCGAACCGGCATTAATAACAATACAGGCATGAGTAATACTTGACTCTGAGGGCTTATACAAAAGCCTGATGCCGTTAGGCAAAGTAAAAACCTGATAATCCATTGAAGGGGCAAAAGTACGGAAAACATCATCCCTTTCTCAGGGTAAACACAAGCAGGAAGAAAAAAATACCTGCCAGCGACATAAGTAGCCCGCCTGCAATACCATCTGCCACAGGGAACCCAAAGCCCTCCGTTGTGGCGTATCCAGCCTACCTCTTATTCCGATTTGTTATCACTACCCTACCATAAGCTATCCCGCCACCATCTTCATTACGGCGGCAGTAACCAAATAGGCCAACTCTGCATCTGTCTTTTGTTCTTCTGTATTTTAGCCTTATTCCGATTTACCATCACCACCCTGCCATAACCGATCCTGCGGCCTTTTTCATTGCGGTCACAGTAACCAAATAGTCCAACTCTGTATCTGTCTTTTGTTCTTCTGTATTTTAGCCTTATTCCGATTTACCATCACCACCCTGCCATAACCGATCCTGCGGCCTTTTTCATTGCGGTCACAGTAACCAAATAGTCCAACTCTGTATCTATCTCTAGTTCCTCTATATTTCAGCCCTATCCCTTATTCCGATTTACCATCACCGCCCTGCCATAACCGATCCTGCGGCCTTTTTCATTGCGGCAGCTCTAAACCCTGTATCCGCAGGCTCTTTCAAAGCAATGAAAGCAGCCGCGAGTTTCTTTTTTGGTAGCTTTTTTCTTTGCGGTCAAAGAAAAAAGTACAAAAGCACAAACTCCTTAAAACCCAAATCTCTTGCCAATCACCACAAAAGAAGCCTCTTCATCACTTTTCGAAGTGCTGACAGCCTGCTTCTTTATACCGCCCGGGTCCCTTTCTTCAGTACCGTCCCCGGATCGCTTCCCCCGCCGCTGTTTCCTCTGACCTGCAGCCGCCAGTTCGGCCAGTTCGGCCATTTTCACTAACAAGGTATTCCCGTTGTACCCTTCCATCATTGAATAATCGTCCCAGGCCTGCTTCTTTGCTTCTGCCGATTGCCCCATAGGCGTCGCCTCAGCGATTTGAAACGCCGCTAAAATGGCTGCAGGACTGAACGAGAGGGTATTGATCAGCTCGATGGCATCGTCCGTACTATTCCGCATCAGGCATTCCAGCGACAAGGTTACCAACACCATACATCCCTGGGGAATAGTTCCTTCCATTTCGAAGTCCTGTGCCTCCAGGGCCATCCCGTTGATCACTGTCACATCCTTTACAGCTACATATTCATAGTATTCGCTGCGGAAGTTGAGGGCTGTGACCAGAAAGCGCAGCCGGAACCTGCCGGTCATCTCCCTGAACTTTGCCGGTACCTTCAGGTCTGTATTGCTGTGTAGGGCATCCATCTGGATGCGGATCCTGCCTTCAGGGCTAAGGGATACCACCGGTTTCACCTTCAGTGCTTCATTCAGGGGACTTTCAGCATTGAATTCAAAGCCCTTCAGGCAGTCCAGGTCGCCATCGTGCAGGTCACGGTTGCCCCGGGCAGCCGTTCTGCTTCCCAGGATGCTGTGGTATACCGCACTGTTGAAGCGGTTCACCATGGCCCCATCGTGACGGTTGCGGAAGACAGGCTTCAGGGCATCGCGGATAGAGGCCGCCGAGGTACTGGCCAGTCCGAACTCGCAGGCGCTGGCGCGGCTGGCCAGGGTCTGTCCTTTCTTTCTCTCGGGAAGCTTCTGCACTACCGTATGGGTACGGAACCTTCGGAATACTACCGTCCCTGCCGTTCCGCGCAGGGCACCATTTTTCTCTAAAATTGCCATAATCGTTATTAAAGGGCTAACTGAAGCGTCGTTAAGGCCCGGGGGAGAATGATTGAATCGAAGGTCCAGAGGGTCATGGGCGCCGGAGCTGCCGGTTTGCAAAGTAAAGTTGAGATAATACAACAGAAAGGTCAAGACAAATTCGCAATTTAAACAGAGTATAAAGAAGGCAACCAGATTACTGGCTAAATCGTGCATAAAGCCCGCCTTTATATATGAAAGGCGGGCTTTATGCGGAACATAAGCAGTATATCAGTGGCAATAATAAAGATCGGTCTATACCGGGGGCGAAGGTTGGCATAATTATTCTGCTTACGCTTCAAAACGATACTTGCATATCAGGCTATATATTTACCAGGAGAAGTAAATTGTGAGCCACCCTCAAGATCTTTCCCACGGGAAAAGAAAGTCATACGGATTGACGGCCTGCATGAGCAACTTACTAAAAGCAGCGGCTGAAGAGCAAGGGCAGGATTGAATCATTTGAACATATACGGACGCTGAAATACTGCTTGCTGTCCGCGCGCTTAATCCTTCTTAAACTTCAGCTTACATTCCCTCTTGAACGATTCGAAGCGGGGCCTGGAAACATTCTGTATATAGGAGTTATATGGATTTTCATTCGCGTAGTTCTGATGGTATTCCTCGGCCCGATAAAACGCCTTCAGAGGGGCGACCTCTGTTACAATCAAATTTTTAAAAGCAGGTGTCCATTTTTTGATTGCCTCCGCGGCAGCTTTCTGCTGTTCAGCGTTGGTATAAAAGATAGCTGAACGATATGATGATCCCTCATCCGGGCCTTGCTTGTTGAGCGTAGTAGGATCGTGGGATGTAAAAAATGCATCCAGGAGCTGGGAGTACGAGATCACTTTGGGATTGTAATAAACGAGAACAGTTTCGGCATGTCCGGTCTTTTCAGAGCATACCTCTTCGTAAGTGGGATTTTTTGTATGACCGCCGGCATAACCCGAGACAGCAGAATCCACACCAGCAAGCTCCTCAAAAATATGCTCAGAACACCAGAAACAGCCTTCTGCAAAGGCAGCGACAGCCTTTTTATTTACTGTATCAATCTTGACTGCAGCCGTCCCTTTTTGCTGCCCGGAAGAATTGCATGCAAGAATTACACTTAAGAGTAACGTTACAGGAAGGAGTTTAATCAGACTCATTCCTTTTAAACGTCAGAACCGGCATATAGATATATTACTCAGAATATTTGACAATTTGATTATGGTCAGCCTCTTATCCGGCCCACCCCTCGCGATCAAGGCTGCGGTAATGAATCGCCTCCGCGAGATGTTCTATTTTTATATCCTCAGAACAGGCCAGATCGGCTATAGTACGAGAAACTTTTAAAATCCTGTCGTATGCCCTGGCCGACAGTCCTAATCGCTCCATTGCTTTTTTGAGAAGCAGCTGCCCGGCTTCGTTAATGCGGCAGATCTCTCTTAGTGACTTAGAATCCATTTGGGCATTGCAATAAACCTCTTTCACTCCCTGAAATCTCTCTGTCTGGATCTCGCGGGCTTTTATTACTCTTTCGCGAATAGCATCGCTGCTTTCTGCCTTCCTTTCAGAGGTAAGCTCTGTAAAATTCACCGGCGTAACTTCCACATGCAGATCTATACGATCAAGCAATGGTCCGGATACCTTACTGAGATATTTCTGAACAGCTCCGGGCGGGCAGGTACACTCCTTTTCGGGATGATTATAAAAGCCGCAGGGACAGGGGTTCATTGAAGCGATAAGCATAAAGCTGGCGGGGTAATCAACCGTTAGCTTTGATCTCGAGATGGTTACTCGCCGTTCCTCAAGCGGCTGCCGCATCACCTCCAGCACTGTGCGTTTAAATTCAGGAAGCTCATCCAGAAACAACACGCCATTGTGGGCCAGCGAAATCTCTCCAGGCTGCGGATAAGATCCTCCTCCTACCAACGCAACATCACTAATAGTATGATGGGGAGACCTGAAAGGGCGTGCCGTCATTAACGAGTCGGCGGCTGCCAGTTTACCTGCTACTGAATGGATTTTCGTAGTTTCCAGAGCCTCGAAAAGGTTTAAAGGCGGCAATATCGTCGGTAGTCTTTTGGCAAGCATGGTTTTGCCGGATCCGGGCGGGCCTATCAGGATCGCATTATGTCCACCGGCGGCGGCGATCTCTAATGCTCTTTTGATGTTTTCCTGGCCCTTGACATCAGCAAAATCAGTGTTATAATTATTGATGTTATTAAAGAACTCTTCCCTTGTATCTACAACAGTTTGTTTTAATGTTCCGGTACCTTTAAAAAAATCGATAACCTCTGTCAGATTATCCGCACCGTATACCTCCAGATCGTTCACAATAGCAGCCTCACGTGCATTTGCCTTCGGGAGTATCAATCCCCTGAAGCCTTCTTTTCGTGCCTGAATAGCAATAGGTAAAGCACCTCTTACAGATTGCACCGTACCATCCAGAGATAGCTCACCGAGAATGAGATACTTCCCGAGGAAGTCGCTTTCGATCTGGCCGGAAGCATTCAGAATACCAATGGCGATGGCGAGATCATATGAAGAACCCTCTTTACGTATATCAGCAGGCGCAAGATTTACAACTATTTTTTGTCGGGGCATATGGTAGCCGCAGGTATTAACGGCACTCTCTACCCGAAGCATACTTTCTCTCACTGCATTATCGGGCAGTCCAACTATAAAATACTTGGTTCCGCTGGTAATATTCACCTCAACAGTTATTGTTGTGGCTTCTATTCCAAATACGGCACTCGAAAAGGTCTTTACGGGCATGAGATTTCCGGCTAAGTTAAAAAATGTTGCCTGAAACCGGATAGCTGAAAAAGATTTTAATGAAAATACTTCAGTTTTATTTTGCGACAGGTTCAACCCTCAGGCCTACATCACTTACCTCCCTCAACGGGTTATCGCGCATGTTCTGTTCAAATTCGAAAGTATATGTTCCTTTGGCCGGGAACTTGTAGTTTTCCCTGAACGGTAACTGATAGCTGTAGAAATTGCCGGAGCCGCTCCCGAGCCATTCGCCATCGGGATAAGCCAGCTTAAACTCTCTTCTTTCTGTCAGGTTCTTCATTCCGGGACCAGCCTGATGAATTAAAACAAAAATATTGGAATATTTATAGTCTGCTGTATGCCGGAGGTTCATGTACACATTATACAGCCGGTCGGGGTCCTTAATCTCTACGGGGATCCGAACCTTTTGTGGATAGCTCCAGTTACGGCTTCGTATTTCCTGATTCGTATCTATTAAAGCCACATCACTACAGCCCTGGATTGTAACCAGGAGGAGCAAAAAGCAAGAAAATATAACGATCTTACTCATTGCTTTTCGGGCGATTGTTATTCCTGTTTCTTCTGAAATGACGGGGGCCATGAGCTTTTTTACTCTGCTGGTCTGCCGGCTTATTCTGCTGGTCGGCCGCTGCGGGCTGCTGCTTGTTAGGCTGCTGCTGCTTGTTAGGCTGCTGCCGGGCAGGAGCATCCTGCGGCTTTGCTTTTACAACATCTCTATCTCTTTCAGAGGGCCCTCCAGCCTGAGCCTGAGCTCCGTTATTCTCCTGCCGGTTCCTGTTTTTTCCGCCGCGCTTCTTTTTCTTCTTATTGCTTTTTTCGTCAAGCCGCGTAATACTGTCTTGTCCGACAACATTCTCGTAATCAAGAATCTTTGCGACCGCAGCGGGTTCAATTTCAACCGCTTCATCCTTCAAATCTTCGGGCTTTTCGCCCTGTTTATTCATTTGCTGAATCTCACGTACGCGCTTAATATCCAGAGGAATCCAGCTTTCTTCGTTGGGGTAGCTAAACCACATGAGCTTCTTGAAGATATCTGTCTTCTGAAGCCGGGCCATTCCCTTAATAGTTTCGAGCTTGTCTACATCGTCGGGAATATCTCTCAACGCATCCATATAGGTGTCGAGCTCATAATTGAGGCAACACTTGAGCTTACCGCACTGGCCTGCGAGTTTCAGCGTGTTAAGCGACAAATTCTGGTAACGGGCCGCTGAGGTTGAAACGGTTTTAAAATCAGTTAACCAGGTACTGCAGCATAATTCCCTTCCGCAGGATCCAAGGCCCCCCAGACGGCTTGCCTCCTGGCGCATACCAATTTGTCGCATTTCAATACGGATCCGGAACGATTCAGCCATCTTTTTGATCAGCTCCCGGAAATCTACCCGTCCTTCAGCAGTATAGTAAAAGGTGGCTTTCGTTTTATCTCCCTGGTAATCCACGTCGCTCAGCTTCATCGAAAGCCCAAGGCTAAGTGCAAGGGTACGAGCCTTGTGCATGGTTTCCCATTCTAGATCTTTTGCTGCTTTCCATTTATCGGCATCAGCAGGAGTCGCTTTCCTGATGATCTTCTTGACAATATCTTCCAGTTTCAGATGCTTCTTTTTGATCTGCATCCTTACCAGTTCGCCGGTAAGAGAAATATGGCCGATATCATAGCCACCCGTGGCAGTTTCAACCACCACCAGCTCACCCATTTCAAGATAGACGTTTTCGTGATTAATGTAAAAGTCCTTTCTTGAACCTTTAAATTTCACTTCAACTACATTGAACGGCTTATAATTAGTTGGCATGTCCATATGCGACAGCCAATCGTAAACATCTAATTTGCTGCATCCATTAGTAAGGCAAGTGCCGTTACTTTTGCAGCCTGCAGGCGTACAACCGCCTGTTGAACATGATCCACATCCCATTTAAGTATATATATATTGAGTCCCTCGCGGGAGCGTATTAAACTTTAAAATTTTTATGAACTGCAAAGATACATCTAAAAATAAGATTTTAGGATTTGCATTCCTTTCGATGTGGTAATGTGCTTTTTCAAGTTCGGATACAAGCGCCTCGGTCTTAGCAAGATCTGCAGATCGCTTGAAGTTTTCAGCAAAAGCTTTTTCATTTTGGGGTAAATGAACGAGATCTTCTGCACCTGACAGGAGCATCATCACTTCACGCAGTAACTTTGTTCCGTAACGCAGAAAATTCTTTTGGTTTTCCCTGCCCATACGCGAAGCAGTTTCGGCAAACTCAATAACCTGTATTCCACGATTCGTAAAACACATTCTTAACCAATCGGTAAAAAGGCCGAAGTTATTATTACTTTCTTCCTTACTGAGGTTAATCGCCGTTTGCACATTGCCTTCGCTTAAATACGTTATCCTTGCAGCCTGCTCGTCCTGAATATGGAATTTATTAATCAGGAATTCCTTCACATCCTGATCCTTCAACCGCGGAACTTTTATTAGCTGTGTACGCGAGAGGATGGTATTTAATATCTGGTCCTGACTTTGTGCCACCAGCAGAAACAAAGTCTTTTGAGGTGGTTCTTCAATGATCTTTAAAAGTGTATTCCCGGCTTTGTCGAGATACTCGGGCAACCACATGATCAGCACCTTATACTCAGACTCAAAAGGCTTAAGGCTAAGCTTTTTTATTATCTGATGGCATTCGGCTATATTGATATTGGCCTGTTTATTTTCGGCGTCCAGTTGATTCCTCCACTCATCAAGGCCCAGGTAGGGATTGGAAAGGAACGCGTCACGCCACTCTTCTATAAAAGAAAGCGCCGTATCATCCTTATGCCGGGCAAAAAAAGGATATGAAAAATGCAGGTCGGGGTGAATGAGCCTGCTATACTTGCGGCAAGAAGCGCATTCACCACAACTATCTGTGGCAGTGCGATTTTCGCATGAAATATACTGCGCATAAGCCAGCGCCAGAGGAAGGCATCCTGCTCCCTCGGGACCGAGAAATAAGCGGGCATGACTTATCCTGTTCTCCTGAACAGTTTGAATTAATTGCCTTTTTATATCATGCTGCCCTATAATATCCCTAAACTGCATGCTTGCAAAATAGGAAATAGAATTGAGATATGAGAATTGAGAGGTGAGTTTTGAGAAGTGAGGTAATAGATGTGAGGGTTGAGATATGAGATTATAGATATGAGATTTAAGAAAGGAGATCTGAGATGAGGCTCTGATATTCTTTCTCTGGTATTATAGTTTGAGTATCTTTGCGTCTTTTTCTAGTATCTAGTATCTAGTATCTAGTATCTAGTATCTAGTATCTAGTATCTAGTATCTAATATCTAATAACTCATAACTAACACTCCATGGCCCGGTTAATTGCTTTTGATTATGGAACGAAACGAATTGGTATTGCCGTTACCGATCCATTGCAGATCATAGCGACCGGACTTACCACCATTCATCCGAAAGATATTTTAGATTTTCTGAAAAAATACATGCAAACCGAACAGGTAGAACGGTTTATTGTAGGCGAGCCGAAACAAATGGACGGCAGCGCCTCACAATCCGCAATGCATGTAAAGGGATTCATTACCCTTCTAAAGAAAAACTTCCCGGGCATCCCTATTGACAGGATCGACGAACGGTTCACATCAAAAATGGCCTCAGCTGCCATTGCTCTTAGCGGACTTAAAAAAGCGGATCGCCAAAAGAAGGAGCTGATTGACACGGTATCGGCTACTATTATTTTACAGTCGTATATGGAGCGGAAAAATTTTTAATTTTACGCATGGCTTTACCGGCTCACGAGATCCTGAAAAAATATTTTGGGTACGATCACTTCAGGCATCAGCAGGAAGAAATAATACAGAAAATAGTTTCGGGGAAAGATGTTCTCGTTTTAATGCCAACAGGAGGGGGTAAATCGGTGTGCTACCAGGTACCTGCCTTAATGCTCGATGGCATATGTATCGTAATCTCGCCGCTCATATCATTGATGAAAGACCAGGTAGACGCACTAAAAAGCAATGGAATTGCTGCTGCCTATCTGAACAGCTCACAGAATTATAAGGAGCAACAGGAGATACTTGATTCGTGTTACCGTAAGGAAATTGCATTATTATATGTATCGCCCGAAAAACTTATATCCGATTTAACGACTATCGTTCAGATGGCTAAACCTTCGATGTTTGCCATTGACGAAGCGCATTGCATCTCCGCCTGGGGGCATGATTTCAGACCCGAATATATACAGCTGGGCTTGCTACGGGAGAAATTCAGCCACATCCCTTTTGTTGCCTTAACTGCCACGGCAGATAAGGTTACCCGGAAAGACATCATAAAACAACTTAACTTAAAGAATCCAGAGGTATTTGTTTCATCTTTTGACCGGCAGAACTTAAGTCTTGAAGTCCGTATCGGTATTAAGCCGAAGCAAAAGCTTATTGAAATCATATCTTTTATCAGAAAGCATAGAAACCAGAGTGGCATAATTTATTGCCTGAGTCGTAATAAATGCGAAGACGTCACTTCTGCTCTCATTGAAGCGGGCGTTAACGCAGGATTTTATCACGCCGGAATGAGCTCTGCGGCCAGGGCAAAGGTTCAGGAAGATTTTATAAATGATGAATTGCAGGTAGTCTGCGCAACCATTGCCTTTGGCATGGGAATAGACAAATCGAACGTGCGGTGGGTGATTCATTTTAATCTTCCTAAAAACATGGAAGGTTACTACCAGGAAATAGGAAGGGCAGGCCGCGACGGGCTGCCTTCGGAAACTATTCTTTATTATAACTACGCCGATCTCACTATGCTTAACAAGTTTGCAGCTGAGAGCGGACAGGCTGAAATTAACCTCGAAAAACTTAAAAGAATACAGCACTATGCAGAAGCTGATATCTGCAGGCGTAAAATCCTTCTGAACTATTTTTCGGAGAATCTGGAAGACAACTGCGGCAATTGTGATGTCTGCAAAAATCCGCGCCGGCATTTTGACGGGACGATACTGGTTCAGAAAGCTCTTTCGGCTATTGCACGAATGGAAGAAAAGGAAGGGGCAATGATGGTAATAGATGTACTGCGCGGTTCTATGAAGGCGGAAATTATGCAGGCCGGGTACAATAAATTAAAGACGCATGGGGTAGGCTCTGAAATCAGCGCTTTTGATTGGCAACGATACCTGATGCAAATGCTTAACCTCGGCATACTTGAAATGGCATATGATGAGAATTTTGCACTCAAGATTACTGATCGCGGAAAAGAGATCCTTTTTGGTAAACGTAAAGCCGAACTTACCGCACTGCAGCCTATCGTTCGCAAGGAGAAAAAACAGGAGCTTAGGCAGGTTGAAACCGTAGATTACGATGATGAGCTGTTTAACAAACTACGCGAGATCAGGCGGCAGTTTTCTCTGGAAGAAGAGGTGCCTGCTTATATAATCTTCAGCGACGCCACGCTGCATCAAATGGCCAAAACGCAACCTGTAACGAGGCGTGAGATGCTGAATATAACTGGCGTTGGTGAACATAAACTTGAAAAATACGGATCAATCTTCCTCAATACGATAGATAATCACATCAAAAACCAGAGCGGCATCAGGCAACGTATTTGATTAGAAAGCTGATAATCTTCAGTTTACAGCCACAAAATTTGCATAAAAATATAAATTCATATATTTGCAGGCTAT
The window above is part of the Arcticibacter tournemirensis genome. Proteins encoded here:
- a CDS encoding PSP1 domain-containing protein gives rise to the protein MGCGSCSTGGCTPAGCKSNGTCLTNGCSKLDVYDWLSHMDMPTNYKPFNVVEVKFKGSRKDFYINHENVYLEMGELVVVETATGGYDIGHISLTGELVRMQIKKKHLKLEDIVKKIIRKATPADADKWKAAKDLEWETMHKARTLALSLGLSMKLSDVDYQGDKTKATFYYTAEGRVDFRELIKKMAESFRIRIEMRQIGMRQEASRLGGLGSCGRELCCSTWLTDFKTVSTSAARYQNLSLNTLKLAGQCGKLKCCLNYELDTYMDALRDIPDDVDKLETIKGMARLQKTDIFKKLMWFSYPNEESWIPLDIKRVREIQQMNKQGEKPEDLKDEAVEIEPAAVAKILDYENVVGQDSITRLDEKSNKKKKKRGGKNRNRQENNGAQAQAGGPSERDRDVVKAKPQDAPARQQPNKQQQPNKQQPAAADQQNKPADQQSKKAHGPRHFRRNRNNNRPKSNE
- the recQ gene encoding DNA helicase RecQ produces the protein MALPAHEILKKYFGYDHFRHQQEEIIQKIVSGKDVLVLMPTGGGKSVCYQVPALMLDGICIVISPLISLMKDQVDALKSNGIAAAYLNSSQNYKEQQEILDSCYRKEIALLYVSPEKLISDLTTIVQMAKPSMFAIDEAHCISAWGHDFRPEYIQLGLLREKFSHIPFVALTATADKVTRKDIIKQLNLKNPEVFVSSFDRQNLSLEVRIGIKPKQKLIEIISFIRKHRNQSGIIYCLSRNKCEDVTSALIEAGVNAGFYHAGMSSAARAKVQEDFINDELQVVCATIAFGMGIDKSNVRWVIHFNLPKNMEGYYQEIGRAGRDGLPSETILYYNYADLTMLNKFAAESGQAEINLEKLKRIQHYAEADICRRKILLNYFSENLEDNCGNCDVCKNPRRHFDGTILVQKALSAIARMEEKEGAMMVIDVLRGSMKAEIMQAGYNKLKTHGVGSEISAFDWQRYLMQMLNLGILEMAYDENFALKITDRGKEILFGKRKAELTALQPIVRKEKKQELRQVETVDYDDELFNKLREIRRQFSLEEEVPAYIIFSDATLHQMAKTQPVTRREMLNITGVGEHKLEKYGSIFLNTIDNHIKNQSGIRQRI
- a CDS encoding M16 family metallopeptidase — protein: MDYQVFTLPNGIRLLYKPSESSITHACIVINAGSRDEPESKDGLAHFIEHLLFKRTERRSTRQILNYLEDIGGDLNAYTTKEYTCIHASFLNPYLSRALDLFEDLVFHSAFPVKEIEKEKSVILDEIASYQDQPEEAIQDDFEDMLFAGHALGRNILGTSESVKGLHREDVFSFLSSCYNTEEIVIGVSGNYDFKKLTRVFSKYYNGIPHNRITLQRNAPQHKAETKRVEKAIAQTHCVLGNQAYSIHHPHKTGLLLLNNILGGSGMSSVLNLTIREKYGIAYTIESNYTPLSDSGIFSIYFGTDAEKAEKALSLVNKQLKLLRENKMTDLTLERAKKKLNGLVALAEDNRLGVIIAMAKSLIDYNKVDSLNEVFEKVNNVTSVQLLEIANEICSPAAMSTLMFEPEED
- a CDS encoding ATP-binding protein; this encodes MQFRDIIGQHDIKRQLIQTVQENRISHARLFLGPEGAGCLPLALAYAQYISCENRTATDSCGECASCRKYSRLIHPDLHFSYPFFARHKDDTALSFIEEWRDAFLSNPYLGLDEWRNQLDAENKQANINIAECHQIIKKLSLKPFESEYKVLIMWLPEYLDKAGNTLLKIIEEPPQKTLFLLVAQSQDQILNTILSRTQLIKVPRLKDQDVKEFLINKFHIQDEQAARITYLSEGNVQTAINLSKEESNNNFGLFTDWLRMCFTNRGIQVIEFAETASRMGRENQKNFLRYGTKLLREVMMLLSGAEDLVHLPQNEKAFAENFKRSADLAKTEALVSELEKAHYHIERNANPKILFLDVSLQFIKILKFNTLPRGTQYIYT
- a CDS encoding gliding motility lipoprotein GldH, producing MSKIVIFSCFLLLLVTIQGCSDVALIDTNQEIRSRNWSYPQKVRIPVEIKDPDRLYNVYMNLRHTADYKYSNIFVLIHQAGPGMKNLTERREFKLAYPDGEWLGSGSGNFYSYQLPFRENYKFPAKGTYTFEFEQNMRDNPLREVSDVGLRVEPVAK
- the msrA gene encoding peptide-methionine (S)-S-oxide reductase MsrA; the protein is MSLIKLLPVTLLLSVILACNSSGQQKGTAAVKIDTVNKKAVAAFAEGCFWCSEHIFEELAGVDSAVSGYAGGHTKNPTYEEVCSEKTGHAETVLVYYNPKVISYSQLLDAFFTSHDPTTLNKQGPDEGSSYRSAIFYTNAEQQKAAAEAIKKWTPAFKNLIVTEVAPLKAFYRAEEYHQNYANENPYNSYIQNVSRPRFESFKRECKLKFKKD
- the ruvX gene encoding Holliday junction resolvase RuvX, with the translated sequence MARLIAFDYGTKRIGIAVTDPLQIIATGLTTIHPKDILDFLKKYMQTEQVERFIVGEPKQMDGSASQSAMHVKGFITLLKKNFPGIPIDRIDERFTSKMASAAIALSGLKKADRQKKELIDTVSATIILQSYMERKNF
- a CDS encoding YifB family Mg chelatase-like AAA ATPase, translating into MPVKTFSSAVFGIEATTITVEVNITSGTKYFIVGLPDNAVRESMLRVESAVNTCGYHMPRQKIVVNLAPADIRKEGSSYDLAIAIGILNASGQIESDFLGKYLILGELSLDGTVQSVRGALPIAIQARKEGFRGLILPKANAREAAIVNDLEVYGADNLTEVIDFFKGTGTLKQTVVDTREEFFNNINNYNTDFADVKGQENIKRALEIAAAGGHNAILIGPPGSGKTMLAKRLPTILPPLNLFEALETTKIHSVAGKLAAADSLMTARPFRSPHHTISDVALVGGGSYPQPGEISLAHNGVLFLDELPEFKRTVLEVMRQPLEERRVTISRSKLTVDYPASFMLIASMNPCPCGFYNHPEKECTCPPGAVQKYLSKVSGPLLDRIDLHVEVTPVNFTELTSERKAESSDAIRERVIKAREIQTERFQGVKEVYCNAQMDSKSLREICRINEAGQLLLKKAMERLGLSARAYDRILKVSRTIADLACSEDIKIEHLAEAIHYRSLDREGWAG